AAATACGCAGATTCATAAACCTATCATAATTTACCAATGATGTATTACAGGTTATATGTTATAATGTGTAAGGCAAAATGTTGAATACTCACGTAATCGCTGCATATGTAGTATGTAGAGGAAAGTCCATGCTCACACGGGCTGCGACGCCTGTAGTGTTCGTGCTTGACGAAATCATAAGTCAAGGTAGCCATATGGTTAACGGCAGTAAAAAGTCCTAAGTCATATGATATGGATAAGTATACTTGAAAGTGCCACAGTGACGAAGCCGGATTGGAAACATTCCGGGTGGAACGAGGTAAACCCCGCGAGTGAGCAACCCAAATAAAGGTAGGGGCACCCTTGACTAGGGAATTGAACCGAAAAAGGGACAAGTATTACTAAAAATACTTGTAGATAGATGATTACGACCACTGTACAAGGTTGACCACCGTTTGAGTACAATGGAACAGAACATGGCTTACCTGAGTATTCAATGGTCTATATTACGAGTAAACACAAACCTTTCTGATTGTGATTCTGCAATTGGAAAGGTTTTTTTGTGATTCATTTTACTATATTATGGTAAACTATAACTACTTAAATCCTGAAATGAAAGGAAATAATGTATGGCACAGGAAGTAACATTAATTGCAACATCTGCTATGGGTCTTGAATCCGTAGTAGCAAATGAAATTAGACAACTCGGCTATGAAGTGGAAGTTGAAAACGGAAAGGTTGTATTCCAGGCTCCTGTTTCAGCAATTCCACGTTGTAACTTATGGCTGCGTTCCGGTGACCGAATTAAGCTGCAGGTTGGCAAGTTTAAGGCTACTACCTTTGTTGAATTATTTGAAGCAACAAAAGCATTACCATGGGAACAATTTATTTCAGAAGACGGGAAATTCCCCGTTTCAGGTAAATCAGTAAAATCGACATTACATAGTGTCCCGGACTGCCAGGCAATCGTAAAAAAGGCTATAGCCGAAAAACTCAAATTAAAATATGGCCTGGCAAAGAATATGCCGGAGACAGGTGCATTGTATAAAATCGAGGTGGCGATCCATAAAGACGAGGCAATATTAACACTGGATACATCCGGCACCGGTCTGCACAAAAGAGGCTATCGTGTCGGTCAGGGTGAAGCACCATTAAAAGAAACATTGGCAGCTGCATTGATTTTATTAACCAATTGGAAGCCCGAATTACCATTGATCGATCCTTTTTGCGGGTCAGGAACCATCCCGATTGAAGCAGCATTAATCGGTCAAAATATTGCGCCTGGATTTAATCGTGAATTTGCTTCGGAAAACTGGGATTTTATAAAAGCCCGTTATTGGGATGATGCTTTTGAAGAAGCTGAAGATAAAGCAAATTATGATCAAGTCCTTGACATTACCGGGTTCGATATTGATCACAAGATGATAAAAATTTCAAATGATAACGCGAAGGAAGCTGGATTAGGAGAGTTAGTTTCCTGGAAGCAAATGCAGGTTAAAGATTTATTTCTGCGTAAGGATAATGGTTAC
The genomic region above belongs to Virgibacillus doumboii and contains:
- a CDS encoding THUMP domain-containing class I SAM-dependent RNA methyltransferase is translated as MAQEVTLIATSAMGLESVVANEIRQLGYEVEVENGKVVFQAPVSAIPRCNLWLRSGDRIKLQVGKFKATTFVELFEATKALPWEQFISEDGKFPVSGKSVKSTLHSVPDCQAIVKKAIAEKLKLKYGLAKNMPETGALYKIEVAIHKDEAILTLDTSGTGLHKRGYRVGQGEAPLKETLAAALILLTNWKPELPLIDPFCGSGTIPIEAALIGQNIAPGFNREFASENWDFIKARYWDDAFEEAEDKANYDQVLDITGFDIDHKMIKISNDNAKEAGLGELVSWKQMQVKDLFLRKDNGYIIGNPPYGQRIGDREKVSRIYRELGEVMNQHPSWSVYILTAFEAFEKQYGKKATKKRKLFNGFIQTNYYQYFGKKQKEEYGG